The following are from one region of the Jeongeupia sp. USM3 genome:
- a CDS encoding chitinase — MQSKLLTRLLAGVVFAAGIMAAHAAPAWQEGSTYSAGTTVSYAGRDYQALVTHTAYTGAGWNPASTPTLWKDLGTSGGTTPTPTPTPTPTPTPTPTPTPTPTPTPTPTPTPTPTPTPTPTPTPTPSGNCSAAAWSSTTAYNGGATVSHNGRSYSAKWWTQGDVPSSNVGDGKPWNDLGACGPVGPTPTPTPTPTPTPTPTPTPTPTPTPTPTPTPTPTPTPTPTPTPGNDGLPKHVLVGYLHASFANGSGYIRMNDVSDKWDIINLSFAEPTSATSGQVAFRQCPSTECPNVEPEAEFIAAIKAKQAKGKKVLISIGGANGQVRLETPAAATNFVNSVSSIIDKYGLDGLDIDFEGHSLQLNAGDNDVAKPTSPVIVNLISALRSLKQRYGDQFTLTMAPETFFVQLGYSFYGGTCAGCDTRAGAYLPVIYAMRNDLTLLHVQDYNSGPITGLDNQYHTMGNADFHVAMTDMLLKGFKVAGTNFQFPALRPEQVAIGLPANGNAGGGFTSVADVHTALNCLMKAAGCGNYKPSAAYPGLRGLMTWSVNWDKFNNFEFSTQHRAYFDALPQ, encoded by the coding sequence ATGCAATCGAAACTTCTGACCCGCCTGCTCGCAGGCGTCGTCTTTGCCGCCGGCATCATGGCCGCCCACGCCGCCCCTGCCTGGCAGGAAGGCAGCACCTACTCCGCCGGCACCACGGTGAGCTACGCCGGTCGCGACTATCAGGCACTGGTCACCCATACCGCCTACACCGGTGCCGGCTGGAATCCGGCGTCGACACCGACGCTGTGGAAGGACCTCGGCACGAGCGGCGGCACGACCCCGACCCCGACCCCGACCCCGACCCCGACCCCGACCCCGACCCCGACGCCGACCCCGACGCCGACGCCGACGCCGACGCCGACGCCGACGCCGACGCCGACACCAACACCAACACCAACGCCAACGCCAACGCCGTCGGGCAACTGTAGCGCCGCGGCCTGGTCGTCGACGACGGCGTACAACGGCGGCGCCACGGTCAGCCATAACGGCCGCAGCTATTCGGCCAAGTGGTGGACGCAGGGCGACGTACCCTCGAGCAATGTCGGCGATGGCAAGCCGTGGAACGATCTCGGCGCCTGCGGCCCGGTCGGCCCGACCCCGACCCCGACCCCGACTCCGACTCCGACTCCGACTCCGACACCGACACCGACACCGACACCAACGCCAACGCCAACGCCAACGCCAACGCCAACGCCAACGCCAACGCCAACGCCAACGCCGGGCAATGATGGCCTGCCCAAGCACGTGCTGGTCGGCTATCTGCACGCCAGTTTCGCCAACGGTTCCGGCTACATCCGGATGAACGACGTCTCCGACAAATGGGACATCATCAACCTGTCGTTCGCCGAGCCGACATCGGCCACCTCGGGCCAGGTCGCGTTCAGGCAATGCCCGTCGACCGAATGCCCGAACGTCGAACCGGAAGCCGAATTCATCGCCGCGATCAAGGCCAAGCAGGCCAAGGGCAAGAAGGTGCTGATCTCGATCGGCGGCGCCAACGGCCAGGTCCGGCTGGAGACGCCGGCGGCCGCGACCAACTTCGTCAATTCGGTATCGAGCATCATCGACAAGTACGGGCTGGACGGCCTCGACATCGACTTCGAAGGCCACTCGCTGCAGCTGAACGCCGGCGACAACGATGTCGCCAAGCCGACCTCACCGGTGATCGTCAACCTGATCAGCGCGCTGAGGAGCCTGAAACAGCGCTACGGCGACCAGTTCACGCTGACCATGGCGCCGGAGACGTTCTTCGTCCAGCTCGGCTACAGCTTCTACGGCGGCACCTGCGCCGGTTGCGACACCCGCGCCGGCGCCTATCTGCCGGTGATCTACGCCATGCGCAACGACCTGACGCTGCTGCACGTGCAGGACTACAACTCGGGCCCGATCACCGGCCTCGACAACCAGTACCACACAATGGGCAACGCCGACTTCCACGTCGCGATGACCGACATGCTGCTCAAGGGCTTCAAGGTTGCGGGGACGAACTTCCAGTTCCCGGCGCTGCGGCCGGAACAGGTGGCCATCGGCCTGCCGGCCAACGGCAACGCCGGCGGCGGCTTCACCAGCGTCGCCGACGTCCACACGGCGCTGAACTGCCTGATGAAAGCGGCCGGCTGCGGCAACTACAAGCCGTCGGCCGCCTACCCGGGCCTGCGCGGGCTGATGACGTGGTCGGTGAACTGGGACAAATTCAACAACTTTGAATTCTCGACCCAGCACCGCGCCTACTTCGACGCCTTGCCGCAATAA
- a CDS encoding OmpA family protein: MIAAVLLSACAQNPPSGAEGAQSKPAVKAASAEVAKAGSTPGAAVTRADPSLVRFATQSVKLDEQAQAQLPLLLDQASAAKRIVITGYCDRKDIGNAKAAAIARANNVKNALVKLGVPAKKIRVKYSTDEAQHAAKVEFSN, from the coding sequence ATGATCGCCGCTGTCCTGTTGTCCGCATGTGCGCAGAATCCGCCGTCCGGTGCCGAAGGCGCACAGAGCAAGCCGGCAGTGAAGGCTGCGTCGGCCGAGGTCGCGAAGGCGGGCAGCACGCCGGGCGCAGCAGTGACTCGTGCCGATCCGTCGCTGGTCAGGTTCGCGACCCAGAGCGTCAAGCTCGACGAGCAGGCGCAGGCGCAACTTCCGCTGCTGCTGGATCAGGCTTCGGCGGCCAAGCGCATCGTCATTACCGGTTACTGCGACCGCAAGGACATCGGCAATGCCAAGGCCGCGGCGATTGCACGGGCCAACAACGTCAAGAATGCCCTGGTGAAACTGGGGGTGCCGGCCAAGAAGATTCGGGTGAAATACTCGACCGACGAGGCACAGCACGCCGCCAAGGTCGAGTTCTCGAACTGA
- the rpoD gene encoding RNA polymerase sigma factor RpoD: MLDPEVRKAKFKSLIVQGKERGYLTYAEINDHLPEDMLDAEQIEGVISMITNMGIQVYDEAPDAEDLLMSDAPAAVADDDAAEEAEAALSSVDAEFGRTTDPVRMYMREMGTVELLTREGEIEIAKRIEEGLKHMITAISACPTTIETILELVDKGLNDEIRIDDVIDGFIDPNAVEEEAQPEPPVTEDDAADEDEDGEEEEDDGGASAAAANLELLKTQAREHFDMIRGHYEKMLKALAKDGPHGKAYLEQQQHIAEAFQVIRFSARQTENLCDQVRTMVDEIRSHEREIMDLCIQRVRMPRDYFIKNFPGRETDPSWVLEELAANKPYGEILTRYQHAIMEKQEKLGELQTRAMLPIKDLKEINRQMSTGEAKARRAKREMIEANLRLVISIAKKYTNRGLQFLDLIQEGNIGLMKAVDKFEYRRGYKFSTYATWWIRQAITRSIADQARTIRIPVHMIETINKMNRIQRQILQETGIEPTPEELAEKMEMPEDKIRKILKIAKEPISMETPIGDDDDSHLGDFIEDSVTVAPAEAAVYAGLREATKEILDTLTPREAKVLRMRFGIDMNTDHTLEEVGKQFDVTRERIRQIEAKALRKLRHPTRSERLKSFLESLGNEQ, from the coding sequence ATGCTCGACCCTGAAGTTCGCAAGGCGAAGTTCAAGTCGCTGATCGTTCAGGGCAAGGAGCGCGGCTACCTCACCTACGCCGAGATCAACGACCATCTGCCTGAAGACATGCTCGACGCCGAGCAGATCGAAGGCGTGATCAGCATGATCACCAATATGGGCATCCAGGTCTATGACGAGGCGCCCGACGCCGAAGACCTGCTGATGTCCGACGCGCCGGCCGCCGTCGCTGACGATGATGCGGCCGAAGAAGCCGAAGCGGCGCTGTCGTCGGTCGATGCCGAGTTCGGCCGCACCACCGACCCGGTGCGGATGTACATGCGTGAAATGGGTACGGTCGAACTGCTGACCCGCGAAGGCGAAATCGAAATCGCCAAGCGGATCGAGGAAGGCCTCAAGCACATGATCACCGCGATCTCGGCCTGCCCGACGACGATCGAGACGATTCTCGAGCTGGTCGACAAGGGCCTCAACGACGAGATCCGTATCGACGACGTCATCGACGGCTTCATCGACCCGAATGCGGTCGAAGAAGAGGCGCAGCCCGAGCCGCCGGTGACCGAGGATGATGCCGCCGACGAGGACGAAGACGGCGAAGAGGAAGAGGACGACGGCGGCGCCAGTGCTGCGGCGGCCAACCTCGAGCTGCTGAAGACGCAGGCCCGCGAGCATTTCGACATGATTCGCGGCCACTACGAGAAGATGCTCAAGGCGCTGGCCAAGGACGGCCCGCACGGCAAGGCCTACCTCGAACAGCAGCAGCACATCGCCGAAGCCTTCCAGGTCATCCGTTTCTCGGCCCGCCAGACCGAGAACCTGTGCGATCAGGTTCGCACCATGGTCGACGAGATCCGCAGCCACGAACGCGAGATCATGGACCTGTGCATCCAGCGCGTGCGGATGCCGCGCGACTATTTCATCAAGAACTTCCCGGGCCGTGAAACCGACCCGTCGTGGGTGCTTGAAGAGCTGGCCGCGAACAAGCCGTACGGCGAGATCCTGACGCGCTACCAGCATGCGATCATGGAAAAGCAGGAAAAGCTCGGCGAGCTGCAGACCCGCGCGATGCTGCCGATCAAGGACCTGAAGGAAATCAACCGGCAGATGTCGACCGGTGAGGCCAAGGCCCGACGCGCCAAGCGCGAAATGATCGAGGCCAACCTGCGTCTGGTGATCTCGATCGCCAAGAAGTACACCAACCGCGGCCTGCAGTTCCTCGACCTGATCCAGGAAGGCAATATCGGCCTGATGAAGGCGGTCGACAAGTTCGAATACCGCCGCGGCTACAAGTTCTCGACCTACGCGACGTGGTGGATCCGTCAGGCGATCACCCGTTCGATCGCCGACCAGGCGCGGACGATCCGGATTCCGGTGCACATGATCGAAACGATCAACAAGATGAACCGGATCCAGCGGCAGATCCTGCAGGAAACCGGCATCGAGCCGACGCCGGAAGAGCTGGCCGAGAAGATGGAGATGCCCGAGGACAAGATCCGCAAGATCCTCAAGATCGCCAAGGAACCGATCTCGATGGAAACGCCGATCGGCGACGACGACGATTCGCATCTGGGCGATTTCATCGAGGACTCGGTGACCGTGGCGCCGGCCGAGGCCGCCGTCTACGCCGGCCTGCGCGAAGCGACCAAGGAAATCCTCGACACACTGACCCCGCGCGAGGCCAAGGTGTTGCGGATGCGTTTCGGTATCGACATGAATACCGACCATACGCTCGAGGAAGTCGGCAAGCAGTTCGACGTCACCCGCGAGCGGATCCGGCAGATCGAGGCCAAGGCGCTGCGCAAGCTGCGTCACCCGACCCGGTCGGAGCGCTTGAAGAGCTTCCTTGAAAGTCTGGGCAACGAGCAATAA
- the dnaG gene encoding DNA primase: protein MARIPESFIQDLLNRVDIVDVVERYLPLKKAGQNYHACCPFHKEKTPSFTVSQSKQFYHCFGCGVHGSAISFVMEYEALPFPDAVRKLAESVGLTVPQEAGGAPDAPRAEPGVFDVLKAACDFYRQQLKTAPAAIAYLKGRGLDGKTAARYGLGYSPGGDDWQALKQVFADYDWNKLVAEAGLVIDKEDSKRRYDRFRDRVMFPIQNQRGSVIGFGGRVMGQGEPKYLNSPETPVFEKGRELYGLAQARGAIRDTNRVLVVEGYMDVVMLAQHGVEYAVATLGTACTPEHVKKLLKLADDVVFCFDGDRAGRKAAWRALENSLELVADGKKLTFLFLPAEHDPDSYVREFGREAFESRMVQDAVPLAQFLLRELSSQVELESEEGRARLIHLARPHLVKVRAPAYALMLKKRLAELCRLEMGELDLILGGESAAQNASVQPDYPPEGERPYYGRRDDDGDRWRGRGKGKWRDRDRPLAPLPRPKSRRDPLTQVLQLVLTEPALAVRAEPLWQDWPRDGRAGLLVELLQAARAHPQFERGSQLLELWRDELSYTELARALTQGAAEFERMAPEEREVEFAAVLAMAAQALSRPATLDRRAELEYRAAHGGLTEVEKQEYLALLASR from the coding sequence ATGGCCCGCATTCCCGAGTCCTTCATTCAGGACCTGCTCAACCGCGTCGACATTGTCGACGTGGTCGAGCGCTATCTGCCGCTGAAGAAGGCTGGGCAGAACTATCACGCCTGCTGCCCGTTCCATAAAGAGAAGACGCCGTCGTTCACCGTCAGCCAGAGCAAGCAGTTCTACCACTGCTTCGGCTGCGGCGTGCACGGCTCGGCGATCAGCTTCGTGATGGAGTACGAGGCCTTGCCGTTTCCCGATGCGGTGCGCAAGCTCGCCGAATCGGTCGGGCTGACTGTGCCGCAGGAGGCCGGCGGCGCCCCCGATGCGCCGCGTGCCGAGCCGGGCGTGTTCGATGTGCTCAAGGCGGCGTGCGACTTCTACCGCCAGCAGCTCAAGACCGCGCCGGCGGCGATCGCCTACCTCAAGGGGCGCGGGCTCGACGGCAAGACCGCGGCGCGCTATGGCCTCGGGTACTCGCCCGGCGGTGACGACTGGCAGGCGCTGAAGCAGGTCTTTGCCGATTACGACTGGAACAAGCTGGTCGCCGAAGCCGGGCTCGTGATCGACAAGGAAGACAGCAAGCGCCGTTACGACCGTTTCCGCGACCGGGTGATGTTTCCGATCCAGAACCAGCGCGGTTCGGTGATCGGTTTCGGCGGCCGCGTGATGGGGCAGGGCGAACCCAAATACCTGAACTCGCCCGAAACGCCGGTATTCGAAAAGGGGCGCGAGCTTTACGGCCTGGCCCAGGCGCGGGGCGCGATCCGCGATACCAATCGGGTGCTGGTGGTCGAAGGGTATATGGACGTCGTGATGCTGGCGCAGCACGGCGTCGAGTACGCGGTCGCGACGCTCGGTACCGCCTGCACGCCGGAGCACGTGAAGAAGCTGCTCAAGCTGGCCGACGACGTGGTGTTCTGCTTCGATGGCGACCGTGCCGGCCGCAAGGCGGCGTGGCGCGCGCTCGAGAACAGCCTCGAGCTGGTCGCCGACGGCAAGAAGCTGACCTTCCTGTTCCTGCCGGCCGAGCACGACCCGGATTCCTATGTGCGCGAATTCGGTCGTGAAGCGTTCGAATCCCGCATGGTGCAGGATGCGGTGCCGCTGGCGCAGTTCCTGTTGCGCGAGCTCTCGTCGCAGGTCGAACTCGAAAGCGAGGAAGGGCGGGCCAGGCTGATCCATCTGGCCAGGCCGCATCTGGTCAAGGTGAGGGCGCCGGCGTATGCGCTGATGCTGAAAAAGCGACTGGCGGAATTGTGCCGGCTGGAAATGGGCGAACTCGACCTCATCTTGGGTGGCGAGAGCGCTGCGCAGAATGCGTCCGTGCAGCCGGACTATCCGCCCGAGGGCGAGCGCCCGTATTACGGCAGGCGCGACGACGACGGTGATCGCTGGCGTGGGCGCGGCAAGGGGAAATGGCGCGACCGGGATCGCCCGTTGGCACCGTTGCCGCGGCCAAAATCGCGGCGCGACCCGTTGACCCAGGTGCTTCAGCTGGTGCTGACAGAGCCCGCGCTGGCCGTTCGCGCCGAGCCGCTCTGGCAGGACTGGCCGCGCGACGGCCGTGCCGGGCTGCTGGTCGAGTTGTTGCAGGCGGCGAGGGCGCATCCGCAGTTCGAGCGCGGCTCACAATTGCTGGAACTCTGGCGGGACGAGCTGTCGTACACCGAACTTGCCAGGGCATTGACGCAGGGCGCCGCCGAGTTCGAACGGATGGCGCCCGAGGAGCGCGAGGTGGAGTTCGCGGCAGTATTGGCAATGGCGGCGCAGGCGCTGAGCCGGCCGGCTACACTGGATCGTCGGGCCGAGCTGGAATACCGCGCAGCCCATGGTGGCCTGACCGAAGTCGAGAAGCAGGAGTACCTGGCATTGCTGGCTTCACGCTAG
- a CDS encoding GatB/YqeY domain-containing protein, which yields MSLKAQIQQDMKTAMKEKQATRLGTIRLLLAAIKQREVDERIELDDAAITAVIERMLKQRRDSIEQYVAASREDLADVERAEVEVLKDYMPQQLSHDEIAAAVDAAIAAHGTTPAAMGKIMGELKAGLAGRADMAEVNKLVKARLA from the coding sequence ATGAGCCTGAAAGCCCAGATCCAGCAAGACATGAAGACCGCGATGAAGGAAAAGCAGGCGACCAGGCTTGGTACCATCCGCCTGCTGCTTGCGGCGATCAAGCAGCGCGAAGTCGACGAGCGCATCGAACTCGACGATGCGGCGATCACCGCGGTGATCGAAAGAATGCTCAAGCAGCGTCGTGACAGCATCGAGCAGTACGTTGCCGCCAGCCGCGAGGATCTGGCCGACGTCGAGCGCGCCGAAGTCGAGGTGCTGAAGGATTACATGCCGCAACAACTGTCGCACGACGAGATCGCTGCGGCGGTCGACGCCGCGATCGCAGCGCACGGCACCACGCCGGCGGCGATGGGCAAGATCATGGGCGAACTCAAGGCCGGGCTGGCCGGCCGTGCCGACATGGCCGAGGTCAACAAGCTGGTCAAGGCACGTCTGGCTTAA
- the rpsU gene encoding 30S ribosomal protein S21, with the protein MPSVRVKENEPFEVAMRRFKRAVEKTGLLTELRSREFYEKPTAERKRKLAAAVKRHYKRLRSQTLPPKLY; encoded by the coding sequence ATGCCTTCCGTACGTGTTAAAGAGAACGAGCCGTTTGAAGTAGCAATGCGCCGCTTCAAGCGCGCAGTTGAAAAGACCGGCCTGCTGACCGAACTGCGTTCGCGCGAGTTCTATGAAAAGCCGACCGCTGAGCGCAAGCGCAAGCTCGCTGCCGCAGTGAAGCGCCACTACAAGCGCCTGCGCAGCCAGACCCTGCCGCCGAAGCTGTACTGA
- the tsaD gene encoding tRNA (adenosine(37)-N6)-threonylcarbamoyltransferase complex transferase subunit TsaD, which translates to MLVLGIESSCDETGIALYETDAGLLAHRLHSQIAMHTEYGGVVPELASRDHIRRVLPLLEDCLAEAGRTIADVDAIAYTEGPGLAGALLVGASVANALGFALQKPVVGVHHLEGHLLSPLLADPAPQFPFVALLVSGGHTQLMAVHGIGRYELLGETVDDAAGEAFDKSAKLLGLSYPGGPQVSKLADSGNATCFKLPRPMLHSGDLDFSFSGLKTAVLNLVKKEQGEDGALDDATRADICAAFQEAIVEVLAKKCLAALKQTGMQRLVIAGGVGANRQLRAGLDDAARRRHFEVFYPPLALCTDNGAMIAFAGAMRLKYAAADYRFGVKPRWDLAALPAA; encoded by the coding sequence ATGCTCGTCCTTGGAATCGAATCGTCGTGCGACGAAACCGGCATCGCCCTTTACGAGACCGATGCCGGCCTGCTCGCGCACCGGCTGCACTCGCAAATCGCCATGCACACCGAATACGGCGGCGTCGTGCCCGAGCTCGCATCGCGCGACCACATCCGCCGCGTACTGCCGCTGCTCGAGGATTGCCTCGCCGAAGCCGGACGGACGATCGCCGACGTCGACGCCATCGCCTACACCGAAGGCCCGGGCTTGGCCGGCGCGCTGCTCGTCGGCGCATCGGTCGCCAACGCGCTCGGCTTCGCACTGCAAAAGCCGGTCGTCGGCGTCCACCACCTCGAAGGCCACCTGCTCTCGCCGCTCCTCGCCGATCCGGCCCCGCAGTTTCCGTTCGTCGCGCTGCTGGTGTCCGGTGGCCATACCCAGTTGATGGCCGTGCATGGTATCGGCCGTTATGAGCTACTCGGCGAAACCGTCGACGACGCCGCCGGCGAAGCCTTCGACAAATCGGCCAAGTTGCTCGGCCTGAGCTATCCGGGCGGACCGCAAGTCTCGAAGCTGGCCGACAGCGGCAACGCGACGTGCTTCAAGCTGCCGCGGCCGATGCTGCACTCGGGCGACCTCGATTTCAGCTTTTCCGGACTGAAGACTGCAGTGCTGAATCTGGTCAAAAAGGAACAGGGCGAAGACGGCGCACTCGACGATGCGACGCGCGCCGACATCTGCGCCGCCTTCCAGGAGGCGATCGTCGAGGTACTGGCAAAGAAATGCCTGGCCGCGCTGAAACAGACCGGCATGCAGCGGCTGGTGATCGCCGGCGGTGTCGGTGCCAACCGGCAACTGCGTGCCGGCCTCGACGATGCGGCAAGACGACGGCATTTCGAGGTCTTCTACCCGCCGCTGGCGCTGTGCACCGACAACGGCGCGATGATCGCCTTTGCCGGCGCGATGCGCCTCAAGTACGCCGCGGCCGACTACCGCTTTGGCGTCAAGCCGCGCTGGGATCTGGCGGCGCTGCCGGCGGCCTGA
- a CDS encoding fumarylacetoacetate hydrolase family protein, with protein MAMVEVAGKAWQVGNIFCVARNYVAHAREMGSRILAEPVVFLKPTSAVLREGEAIRLPSWSSDVHHEAELVVLIGGGGKDIPADGALAHVAGYALGLDLTARDVQAEAKKAGMPWTLAKGFDGAAVLTRFVAPEALPALDAVSFDFYVDGERRQHADVSDMAFDVTTLIAWISSRFTLQPGDLIYTGTPEGVGPIKAGEQLRLVLGESIDARFDVV; from the coding sequence ATGGCAATGGTCGAGGTGGCGGGCAAGGCGTGGCAGGTCGGCAATATCTTCTGTGTCGCGCGCAATTACGTCGCACACGCCAGGGAAATGGGTAGCCGGATCTTGGCCGAGCCGGTGGTGTTCCTGAAGCCGACGTCGGCAGTCCTGCGCGAGGGCGAGGCGATCCGGCTGCCGTCGTGGTCGAGCGACGTCCATCACGAGGCCGAGCTCGTCGTACTGATTGGCGGCGGTGGCAAGGATATTCCGGCTGACGGTGCGCTGGCTCACGTGGCCGGTTACGCGCTGGGGCTCGATCTGACCGCGCGTGACGTCCAGGCCGAGGCCAAGAAGGCCGGTATGCCGTGGACGCTGGCCAAGGGTTTCGACGGCGCGGCCGTGCTGACGCGCTTCGTCGCGCCCGAGGCCTTGCCTGCGCTGGACGCGGTGAGTTTCGATTTCTACGTCGATGGCGAGCGCCGTCAGCATGCCGATGTGAGCGACATGGCGTTCGATGTGACGACGCTGATTGCGTGGATTTCCAGCCGGTTCACCCTGCAGCCGGGCGATCTGATCTACACCGGTACGCCCGAAGGTGTCGGCCCGATCAAGGCCGGCGAGCAGCTGCGGCTGGTGCTTGGCGAGTCGATCGACGCCCGTTTCGACGTCGTCTGA
- a CDS encoding CobD/CbiB family protein, protein MTILSLILALALEQLRPISSRNSLYLAFIRFANRLERGLNAGEVRNGVYAWGIAVLPILAVVVIAYCLLARANPLFGLVFTVLVLYLTMGFRQFSHAFTAVSKALQADDLATARAMLADWTGQHTSEMTPNEISRLAIEQGLIDSYRYVFAPVFWFAVLGWLVGPAGALLYRAASLLATKWGGRDDPFGRCAETVLAWLDYLPVRVTAAGFAVMGDFEDAVYCWRSQARAWVDRAQGILLASGAGAIGIRLGDALHMDHTVKFRPELGLGDAVSPDYLACAVGLIWRAILLWLVLVLGLTIAMLVA, encoded by the coding sequence ATGACCATTCTATCCCTGATCCTCGCCCTCGCGCTGGAACAACTGCGGCCGATCAGCAGCCGCAATTCGCTCTACCTGGCGTTCATCCGCTTCGCCAACCGGCTCGAGCGCGGCCTGAATGCCGGCGAGGTCCGCAATGGCGTCTACGCCTGGGGTATCGCGGTTCTGCCCATTCTCGCGGTCGTCGTGATCGCGTACTGCCTGCTGGCGCGAGCCAATCCGCTGTTCGGCCTGGTGTTCACCGTGCTGGTGCTGTACCTGACGATGGGATTTCGCCAGTTCAGCCACGCGTTTACCGCGGTATCCAAGGCGCTGCAGGCCGACGATCTGGCGACGGCACGAGCGATGCTGGCGGACTGGACCGGCCAGCACACGTCGGAAATGACACCGAACGAGATTTCGCGCCTGGCGATCGAGCAGGGGCTGATCGACTCCTACCGTTACGTGTTCGCACCGGTGTTCTGGTTTGCCGTACTGGGCTGGCTGGTCGGCCCGGCCGGCGCCTTGCTGTATCGCGCCGCCAGCCTGCTGGCAACCAAATGGGGCGGCCGCGACGACCCGTTCGGCCGCTGTGCCGAAACCGTGCTGGCGTGGCTCGATTACCTGCCGGTGCGCGTCACCGCGGCGGGATTTGCGGTGATGGGCGACTTCGAGGATGCCGTCTATTGCTGGCGCTCGCAGGCGCGGGCCTGGGTCGACCGGGCGCAAGGCATTCTGCTGGCGTCGGGTGCCGGTGCGATCGGCATCCGCCTTGGCGATGCGCTGCACATGGACCATACGGTCAAGTTTCGCCCCGAACTCGGGCTTGGCGACGCCGTTAGCCCGGATTACCTCGCCTGCGCGGTCGGGCTGATCTGGCGCGCCATCCTGCTCTGGCTGGTGCTGGTCCTCGGTTTGACCATCGCGATGCTGGTCGCCTGA
- a CDS encoding superoxide dismutase codes for MEHKLPELPYAQDALAPYMSAETLSYHYGKHHQTYITNLNNLIKGTENESKSLEEIVKTAPAGGLYNNAAQIWNHTFFWFGFKPNPTAADRAPAGALADAINAKWGSFDEFKKAFNTSAAGNFGSGWTWLVKKTDGSLDIVNTGAAGTPLTTADTALLTCDVWEHAYYIDYRNSRPNYLEAFWKLVDWDVVAQRLAA; via the coding sequence ATGGAACACAAACTGCCGGAACTGCCTTACGCTCAGGATGCGCTCGCGCCGTACATGTCGGCCGAAACGCTGTCGTACCACTATGGCAAGCACCATCAGACCTACATCACCAATCTGAACAACCTGATCAAGGGCACCGAGAACGAGAGCAAGTCGCTCGAAGAGATCGTGAAAACGGCCCCGGCAGGCGGCCTGTACAACAACGCGGCCCAGATCTGGAACCACACCTTCTTCTGGTTCGGCTTCAAGCCGAACCCGACCGCTGCCGACCGCGCACCGGCCGGCGCGCTCGCCGACGCGATCAACGCCAAGTGGGGTTCGTTCGACGAGTTCAAGAAAGCGTTCAATACCTCGGCCGCCGGCAACTTCGGCTCGGGCTGGACCTGGCTGGTCAAGAAGACCGACGGCAGCCTCGACATCGTCAACACCGGTGCCGCCGGCACACCGCTGACCACCGCCGACACCGCACTGCTGACCTGTGACGTGTGGGAACACGCGTACTACATCGATTACCGCAACAGCCGCCCGAACTACCTCGAGGCGTTCTGGAAGCTGGTCGACTGGGATGTGGTTGCGCAACGCCTCGCGGCGTAA